From one Salvelinus alpinus chromosome 14, SLU_Salpinus.1, whole genome shotgun sequence genomic stretch:
- the LOC139538780 gene encoding potassium/sodium hyperpolarization-activated cyclic nucleotide-gated channel 1-like isoform X1 has protein sequence MENSQAPVGRRTASTCGWRGVFLPQLNRQSLSVYGSEIAVEKECIRQLQSGVWVIHPFSPIRSYYIMCMVAITFLNLIGIPMEIAFLDGYSGVGWEGFNVFSDTLFLMDVALNFRMGIISEDSEVAILDIKKISVIYLKSWFIPDVIAAFPIGYILLIAELQSHSDTSTSGSKASRMVRILMFVRIISLVRLLRVSRLVRFFNEVEKVSNANLEYVQLFFRILSLFMMMFLLCHWNGCIQYFVPMLEEFPSDCWVRREKLMNATVGEKYSFGVFRALSHMIQISYGSTESPTNEVELWVVMTSMLSGALMYTVLVANAAAIITNVDQAAKAYKNKMNHLDDYMTFLKLPNDLRLRINKYYGARYGGRWFDEKNFLISVSSALREEILTVMCSSLLNNVPMFQNRDVNFLNTVLLQFQHEVFQEDDVIFHQNAPGDRMFFIEHGQVLVETDSFPQELADGDYFGETCLMTKGKRLATVRALTTCQLFSLSSDRFQRVLQSFPDIRRDMEKFAQQDKEDVIHL, from the exons ATGGAGAACTCCCAAGCCCCTGTCGGCAGACGCACAGCCAGCACCTGTGGTTGGAGAGGTGTCTTTCTGCCTCAGCTGAACAGGCAATCTCTATCTGTGTACGGTAGCGAGATAGCTGTGGAGAAGGAATGTATACGCCAGCTGCAGAGTGGAGTCTGGGTCATCCACCCATTCAGCCCCATAAG GAGTTACTACATCATGTGTATGGTTGCCATCACATTCCTGAATTTGATTGGGATCCCCATGGAGATAGCTTTCTTAGACGGGTACAGTGGAGTGGGCTGGGAAGGTTTCAATGTCTTCTCAGACACTTTGTTTCTGATGGATGTGGCTCTGAATTTTCGAATGGGTATCATCTCTGAGGACAGTGAG GTGGCTATCCTGGATATCAAAAAGATCAGTGTGATTTACCTAAAGAGTTGGTTCATACCAGATGTGATTGCAGCATTCCCAATTGGCTACATATTATTAATTGCG GAGTTACAATCCCACAGTGACACCTCCACCTCAGGTTCCAAAGCCAGTAGAATGGTCCGGATTCTCATGTTTGTCCGAATCATCAGCCTCGTCAGGCTCCTCAGAGTCTCCAGGCTTGTCCGCTTCTTCAATGAAGTTGAGAAG GTCTCAAATGCCAACTTGGAGTATGTTCAGCTGTTCTTCCGCATACTGTCTTTGTTTATGATGATGTTCCTGCTGTGCCACTGGAACGGCTGTATCCAGTACTTTGTCCCGATGCTGGAGGAGTTCCCATCAGACTGCTGGGTCAGACGAGAGAAACTGATG AATGCCACGGTTGGTGAGAAGTATTCCTTTGGAGTGTTTCGGGCTCTCTCTCATATGATTCAAATATCCTATGGCTCCACAGAGTCACCAACAA ATGAGGTGGAGCTGTGGGTGGTCATGACCAGTATGCTGTCTGGGGCTCTAATGTACACTGTACTGGTGGCCAACGCTGCTGCCATAATAACCAACGTAGACCAAGCAGCAAAGGCCTACAAGAACAAG ATGAATCATCTAGACGACTACATGACTTTCTTGAAGCTTCCTAATGATCTTCGGCTTCGCATCAACAAGTACTACGGGGCCCGCTATGGGGGGAGATGGTTTGACGAGAAGAACTTTCTAATTTCAGTCTCCTCAGCTTTGAGAGAG gAGATTCTGACGGTGATGTGTTCGAGCCTGCTGAACAACGTACCCATGTTCCAGAACCGAGATGTCAACTTCCTGAACACCGTCCTCCTCCAGTTTCAGCACGAGGTCTTCCAGGAGGATGATGTCATCTTCCACCAGAACGCACCCGGCGACCGCATGTTCTTCATCGAGCACGGCCAGGTCCTGGTGGAAACAGACTCCTTCCCGCAGGAGCTGGCTGACGGCGACTACTTTGGAG AGACCTGCCTCATGACCAAAGGAAAGCGCTTGGCCACGGTGCGAGCTCTGACCACGTGCCAACTCTTCTCCCTGTCCTCAGACCGCTTCCAGAGGGTTCTACAGAGCTTCCCTGACATAAGGAGGGACATGGAAAAGTTTGCACAACAGGACAAGGAAGATGTGATACATCTCTAG
- the LOC139538780 gene encoding potassium/sodium hyperpolarization-activated cyclic nucleotide-gated channel 1-like isoform X2, producing the protein MENSQAPVGRRTASTCGWRGVFLPQLNRQSLSVYGSEIAVEKECIRQLQSGVWVIHPFSPIRSYYIMCMVAITFLNLIGIPMEIAFLDGYSGVGWEGFNVFSDTLFLMDVALNFRMGIISEDSEELQSHSDTSTSGSKASRMVRILMFVRIISLVRLLRVSRLVRFFNEVEKVSNANLEYVQLFFRILSLFMMMFLLCHWNGCIQYFVPMLEEFPSDCWVRREKLMNATVGEKYSFGVFRALSHMIQISYGSTESPTNEVELWVVMTSMLSGALMYTVLVANAAAIITNVDQAAKAYKNKMNHLDDYMTFLKLPNDLRLRINKYYGARYGGRWFDEKNFLISVSSALREEILTVMCSSLLNNVPMFQNRDVNFLNTVLLQFQHEVFQEDDVIFHQNAPGDRMFFIEHGQVLVETDSFPQELADGDYFGETCLMTKGKRLATVRALTTCQLFSLSSDRFQRVLQSFPDIRRDMEKFAQQDKEDVIHL; encoded by the exons ATGGAGAACTCCCAAGCCCCTGTCGGCAGACGCACAGCCAGCACCTGTGGTTGGAGAGGTGTCTTTCTGCCTCAGCTGAACAGGCAATCTCTATCTGTGTACGGTAGCGAGATAGCTGTGGAGAAGGAATGTATACGCCAGCTGCAGAGTGGAGTCTGGGTCATCCACCCATTCAGCCCCATAAG GAGTTACTACATCATGTGTATGGTTGCCATCACATTCCTGAATTTGATTGGGATCCCCATGGAGATAGCTTTCTTAGACGGGTACAGTGGAGTGGGCTGGGAAGGTTTCAATGTCTTCTCAGACACTTTGTTTCTGATGGATGTGGCTCTGAATTTTCGAATGGGTATCATCTCTGAGGACAGTGAG GAGTTACAATCCCACAGTGACACCTCCACCTCAGGTTCCAAAGCCAGTAGAATGGTCCGGATTCTCATGTTTGTCCGAATCATCAGCCTCGTCAGGCTCCTCAGAGTCTCCAGGCTTGTCCGCTTCTTCAATGAAGTTGAGAAG GTCTCAAATGCCAACTTGGAGTATGTTCAGCTGTTCTTCCGCATACTGTCTTTGTTTATGATGATGTTCCTGCTGTGCCACTGGAACGGCTGTATCCAGTACTTTGTCCCGATGCTGGAGGAGTTCCCATCAGACTGCTGGGTCAGACGAGAGAAACTGATG AATGCCACGGTTGGTGAGAAGTATTCCTTTGGAGTGTTTCGGGCTCTCTCTCATATGATTCAAATATCCTATGGCTCCACAGAGTCACCAACAA ATGAGGTGGAGCTGTGGGTGGTCATGACCAGTATGCTGTCTGGGGCTCTAATGTACACTGTACTGGTGGCCAACGCTGCTGCCATAATAACCAACGTAGACCAAGCAGCAAAGGCCTACAAGAACAAG ATGAATCATCTAGACGACTACATGACTTTCTTGAAGCTTCCTAATGATCTTCGGCTTCGCATCAACAAGTACTACGGGGCCCGCTATGGGGGGAGATGGTTTGACGAGAAGAACTTTCTAATTTCAGTCTCCTCAGCTTTGAGAGAG gAGATTCTGACGGTGATGTGTTCGAGCCTGCTGAACAACGTACCCATGTTCCAGAACCGAGATGTCAACTTCCTGAACACCGTCCTCCTCCAGTTTCAGCACGAGGTCTTCCAGGAGGATGATGTCATCTTCCACCAGAACGCACCCGGCGACCGCATGTTCTTCATCGAGCACGGCCAGGTCCTGGTGGAAACAGACTCCTTCCCGCAGGAGCTGGCTGACGGCGACTACTTTGGAG AGACCTGCCTCATGACCAAAGGAAAGCGCTTGGCCACGGTGCGAGCTCTGACCACGTGCCAACTCTTCTCCCTGTCCTCAGACCGCTTCCAGAGGGTTCTACAGAGCTTCCCTGACATAAGGAGGGACATGGAAAAGTTTGCACAACAGGACAAGGAAGATGTGATACATCTCTAG
- the LOC139538780 gene encoding potassium/sodium hyperpolarization-activated cyclic nucleotide-gated channel 1-like isoform X3 has protein sequence MYTPAAEWSLGHPPIQPHKELQSHSDTSTSGSKASRMVRILMFVRIISLVRLLRVSRLVRFFNEVEKVSNANLEYVQLFFRILSLFMMMFLLCHWNGCIQYFVPMLEEFPSDCWVRREKLMNATVGEKYSFGVFRALSHMIQISYGSTESPTNEVELWVVMTSMLSGALMYTVLVANAAAIITNVDQAAKAYKNKMNHLDDYMTFLKLPNDLRLRINKYYGARYGGRWFDEKNFLISVSSALREEILTVMCSSLLNNVPMFQNRDVNFLNTVLLQFQHEVFQEDDVIFHQNAPGDRMFFIEHGQVLVETDSFPQELADGDYFGETCLMTKGKRLATVRALTTCQLFSLSSDRFQRVLQSFPDIRRDMEKFAQQDKEDVIHL, from the exons ATGTATACGCCAGCTGCAGAGTGGAGTCTGGGTCATCCACCCATTCAGCCCCATAAG GAGTTACAATCCCACAGTGACACCTCCACCTCAGGTTCCAAAGCCAGTAGAATGGTCCGGATTCTCATGTTTGTCCGAATCATCAGCCTCGTCAGGCTCCTCAGAGTCTCCAGGCTTGTCCGCTTCTTCAATGAAGTTGAGAAG GTCTCAAATGCCAACTTGGAGTATGTTCAGCTGTTCTTCCGCATACTGTCTTTGTTTATGATGATGTTCCTGCTGTGCCACTGGAACGGCTGTATCCAGTACTTTGTCCCGATGCTGGAGGAGTTCCCATCAGACTGCTGGGTCAGACGAGAGAAACTGATG AATGCCACGGTTGGTGAGAAGTATTCCTTTGGAGTGTTTCGGGCTCTCTCTCATATGATTCAAATATCCTATGGCTCCACAGAGTCACCAACAA ATGAGGTGGAGCTGTGGGTGGTCATGACCAGTATGCTGTCTGGGGCTCTAATGTACACTGTACTGGTGGCCAACGCTGCTGCCATAATAACCAACGTAGACCAAGCAGCAAAGGCCTACAAGAACAAG ATGAATCATCTAGACGACTACATGACTTTCTTGAAGCTTCCTAATGATCTTCGGCTTCGCATCAACAAGTACTACGGGGCCCGCTATGGGGGGAGATGGTTTGACGAGAAGAACTTTCTAATTTCAGTCTCCTCAGCTTTGAGAGAG gAGATTCTGACGGTGATGTGTTCGAGCCTGCTGAACAACGTACCCATGTTCCAGAACCGAGATGTCAACTTCCTGAACACCGTCCTCCTCCAGTTTCAGCACGAGGTCTTCCAGGAGGATGATGTCATCTTCCACCAGAACGCACCCGGCGACCGCATGTTCTTCATCGAGCACGGCCAGGTCCTGGTGGAAACAGACTCCTTCCCGCAGGAGCTGGCTGACGGCGACTACTTTGGAG AGACCTGCCTCATGACCAAAGGAAAGCGCTTGGCCACGGTGCGAGCTCTGACCACGTGCCAACTCTTCTCCCTGTCCTCAGACCGCTTCCAGAGGGTTCTACAGAGCTTCCCTGACATAAGGAGGGACATGGAAAAGTTTGCACAACAGGACAAGGAAGATGTGATACATCTCTAG